The nucleotide window CGAGGACGACCATGGTGTCGGTGTGCCAGGTCGCGATGGTGGCGAGGTCATAGGCGCCGGAGGCGATGACGCGGTCGCCGCTGGCGCGGACCAGGGCGGCGGCCGGGGTGTCGTCGTCCGCGAAGAGGTCGGCCACCCGCTCGCGCCAGGCGCCGGGGGTGACGGCCGGCGGATCAAAGCGGTCCAGTTCCGTGCCGGGGACGTGGGCGAACCACCAGACCGCGCCGTCGGGAGCGCGGGTGCAGCCGAAGAAGGCCCGCTTGCCGCGGATCAGGGTGCAGGTGTCCGGCGGGAGCGGGATCTCGGTGTCGCGGACATAGCCGCAGACGGTGTCCTGGCCGGTGTAGCGGGGGCGGGGCGCGGCCGGGTCGATGAGGCCACGGGTGACGGAGTGCAGGCCGTCGGCGCCGATGAGGACATCGCCCTCGGCGCGGCTGCCGTCGGCGAAGGTGGCGATGACCCGTGTGCCCTCGGCGGAGGCCACGGTCTCCGCGCCGACCAGCCGCTTGCCGTGCCGCACCGCGATTCCGCGGCGGGCCGCCTCGGCGTGCAGCACCTGAGAGAGCGTGGCCCGCCGCAGGATGCGCGGGCCCAGGCCGGCGCCCTGTGCGGCGCCGGCGATCGGCCGCGCCCCCAGCCGCTCCCCGCTCCCGTCGAAGAACTCCACCCGCCGCGCGGGGAAGGAGTGGGCGACGACGGGGCCGTGCGCGTCGATCACCCGGAGCGCCTCCAGGCCGTTGGCGAAGACCACGAGGAAGGCGCCGACATCGTCGGCGCCGCTCGGATGGGCCTCGAAGATCTCCGCGTCGATATCCGCCTTCTGCAGCGCCATCGCGGTCACCGCCCCCGCGATGCCACCACCGATGATCAGGGCCTTGGCCATGTCCTCTTCCCCCCGGTCCAGTCGCCGGCCCGGTCACGGACGGCGAACGGTGCGGCCCCGGTCGGCCGCACCCGGTCCACCTTGGCCCCGGCGGGCCGGGAGATCCAGTCCGCCGGGGTGGGGAGGCGGATTTCAGCCTGCCGCGTAGACGTCCTCGATGTAGCGGCCGGAGGCGGTCAGTTCGCGCAGCCAGGCCTCGGACTCCTGCGGGGAGGCGCCGGTGCGGGTGCCGTGCAGTGCGCGGAAGGCGGCCCGTACACCGGGCGCCATCCGGCTGCCGTCGCCGCAGACATACACCCGCGCGCCGGCCTGCAGCAGCTCCCACACCTCGGCGCCCTCGGCGGCGATCCGGTGCTGGACGAAGCGGTGGCCGTGCTCGGGACGCGCGCTGAAGACCGGGCGCACGGACACCGCACCGGCGGCCTCGGCGGCGGTGAACTCCGCGGCGTGCAGGAAGTCGCCGTCCGGGTCGTCACAGCCGAAGTAGAGCCGGGCGGGCGCCGTTTGCCCGGCGGCGACCCGGTCGGCGACCACACCGCGGAAGGGCGCCAGGCCGGTGCCCGCCGCCACCAGGATGACCGGGGTGTCGTCGGCCGGATCGAGGCGGAAGGCCGCACGGCAGGGCTGCACACGGGCCAGGACGGTGTCGCCGGGACGCAGCGCGTGCAGATGGGTCGAGCCGGTGCCGCCGGGCAGCAGCGAGACCATCAGATCGGCGTGCCGGGCGTCGGTGGCCGGCGAGGACGACAGGGAGTAGTGGCGGGTGCGCAGCGGCGGCAGCAGCTCCACGACCACCGGCCAGGGCAGCGCCCCGCGCAGCGCCGGGTGCGCCTCGATCAGCTCGATCAGGGTGCGCGGGTCGTCCTCGGCGAGGTTCTCCAGGGCGAGCCGCTCGGGCGGGCACGGGTGGTGCGCGGCGAGCACGGCGCGCTGTGCGGGGGTGGGCCGGTGGCCCAGTTCCAGGTGGTGGGTGAGGAGTTGGCGCACCGTCACGGGGCGGTCGACGGGCAGCGTGTCACGGGCCGGCCGGCCGGCGCTGTGCAGCGCCAGGAGAGTGTCGAGGTCGGCGCCCAGGGCGTGGGCGGCGCGTGCGACGGCGGCGGGGGCGTTGGCCGGGAGCACGGCGAGGTGGTCGGCGGTGCGGTAGGTGACGCCGTCGGGCAGGGCGATCCGCAGGAAGCGCTTGGGCCGGGGCCAGCCATCGGCGGTCAGGTCACGGGCCTCGGTGACGGTCATCGGGACGAGGTCGTGGCGGGCGGCGAGCGCGTCCAGCGGGCCGCCGGTGATCTCGGTGACGGTGTAGCCGGTGTCCTGCGCGGCCGGTGTGGCGCCGATGGTGTCCGGGTC belongs to Streptomyces sp. NBC_01454 and includes:
- a CDS encoding FAD-dependent monooxygenase; the encoded protein is MAKALIIGGGIAGAVTAMALQKADIDAEIFEAHPSGADDVGAFLVVFANGLEALRVIDAHGPVVAHSFPARRVEFFDGSGERLGARPIAGAAQGAGLGPRILRRATLSQVLHAEAARRGIAVRHGKRLVGAETVASAEGTRVIATFADGSRAEGDVLIGADGLHSVTRGLIDPAAPRPRYTGQDTVCGYVRDTEIPLPPDTCTLIRGKRAFFGCTRAPDGAVWWFAHVPGTELDRFDPPAVTPGAWRERVADLFADDDTPAAALVRASGDRVIASGAYDLATIATWHTDTMVVLGDAAHAAAPHAAQGASMAIEDALVLARCLRDRPDAQRAFAAYEELRRERVERVVAASAGMAELVVGGDTGATDRSAPRDGAQRGSAGADDWLTGYRIEW